In one window of Arachis ipaensis cultivar K30076 chromosome B06, Araip1.1, whole genome shotgun sequence DNA:
- the LOC107645842 gene encoding uncharacterized protein LOC107645842, whose product MACATFHLSTPFSHLHPLNKPKPHSPTPAFLLLLKPLSKNRTKHIPTLTVVNSVDTTREDTPPTSDNNADSPPAISPPPPLPEESESFDKRRLEEKFAVLNTGIYECRSCGYKYDEAVGDPSYPLPPGYQFEKLPDDWRCPTCGAAQSFFESKSVEIAGFAQNQQFGLGGNSLTSGQKALLIYGSLLFFFALFLGGYFLQ is encoded by the coding sequence ATGGCTTGCGCCACCTTCCACCTCTCAACCCCCTTCTCCCACCTTCACCCTCTCAACAAGCCCAAACCCCACTCTCCCACTCCTgctttcctcctcctcctcaaacCCCTCTCCAAGAATCGCACCAAACATATTCCAACACTCACAGTCGTTAACTCCGTCGACACCACCAGAGAAGACACGCCTCCAACATCCGACAACAACGCTGATTCGCCACCGGCAATCTCGCCGCCGCCACCACTACCGGAAGAATCCGAGAGCTTCGACAAGCGGCGCCTGGAGGAGAAGTTCGCGGTGCTGAACACCGGGATATACGAATGCCGCTCGTGCGGTTACAAGTATGACGAGGCCGTTGGGGATCCTTCATATCCGCTCCCGCCGGGGTACCAGTTCGAGAAGCTTCCGGACGATTGGCGTTGCCCGACGTGCGGGGCGGCGCAGAGCTTCTTCGAGAGCAAGAGCGTTGAGATCGCTGGGTTCGCTCAGAACCAGCAATTTGGACTCGGTGGTAACTCTCTCACTTCGGGTCAGAAGGCTTTGCTTATATATGGCAGCTTGTTATTCTTCTTTGCACTCTTTCTTGGTGGCTACTTCTTACAATAG